AAGGGTAAACCCAAGGTGCGGCCCACCGCGACAGCTGCCAAGGCATTTTGCAGGTTGTGCTGACCTAGTAGCGGCACTTCCAACGTTCCTAACAGGGAACCCCGCTCCCAAATTTGGGCGATCGTCCCGCTAGCCCCATAGGTAATGCTGTCTGCTGCGTAGTCCGCTCCCGTCGCTGGACGCAAGCTATAGGTAATCGTGGGACTCAGGCGATCGCGCACGGTGGGACAGTCAATGCAGCCTACTGAAATTTGACAGTTGTGGGCAAAGGTCTGAAACGTTGCCACGACCTGCTCTAAATTCTCATAGTGATCGGGGTGATCCAGTTCAATGTTGGTAATCACACCAATGCTCGGGGCATGTTTGATCAATGAGCCATCGGATTCATCGGCCTCAGCGACGAGATGCACCCCTTTGCCGAGTCGGGCGTTCCCCCCCAGGCTGCCACCTCGCCACCCACGATGATGGTGGGATCGAACCCCGCTTGCAATAACAGGTAGCCAATCAGGCTACTGGTAGTGGTCTTGCCATGGGTTCCAGCTACTGCAATGCTTTGATAAGCAGCAATCAGTGCCGACAAAACATCGGAACGGTGAAACACCGGGCAACCGAGATCCAATGCGGCTTGATACTCTGGATTGGCCAGGTTGATCGCCGTGGAGCAAATCACTTGGGGCAGATCCACCGAGCCTGTAAAGGATGAAATAGCAGGATGGGACTCAAGGGGGGGGTCAGGTAACAGACAGATGACGAACTAGAGAGGGGGTTGTGGAGATCATCCCAGGGGATTGAAAAGACCCCAGATTGGCAGCTTCCTGACCGTAAAAAACCCTGGCCCCCATCGCCTTTAAGCGTTCCGTGATATGGCTAGCTCGAATATCTGAGCCTGAGACGGGTAGCTTACGCTGGGCCAAAACATAGGCTAGGGCAGACATGCCGATTCCACCAATGCCGATAAAGTGAAACGGCCGACCGCTGAAATCAACGGGTTTCAGCATCACAAACTCCTTGCACACCACACCACACCGATATCACGCGATATCATAGCAAGAATTCCTTGCTGACAACATAAGGTTCTCAAAGGATTTGGATCCCAATCAATCTAACGAATTTCCCGACCGTCCGGATTCACCCGTCTCATGGCGATCGCGGCGGCAGGTAGTTCTACTTTTTGCTACTTTTAAAATCGACTGTTGAATTGCTGCTGCCTAGCGTTTGGTTAAAGGCCGTTGTTATTTTTCCATGCCGAGAATTGCAATTTTTGGTGGCACTTTTGATCCAGTTCATTGGGGACATCTGCTGATTGCTGAAACAGCACTGAATCAATGTGCATTGGATCAGGTAATTTGGGTGCCCACCCACCTCCCTCCCCACAAATTGTCCCAGCCACAATCGGGGTTCGAGCATCGAGCGGCGATGGTGGCGATCGCGATCGCGGATCAGCCTCGTTTTCGGCTGTCAACCCTAGAAGCTAGGCGTGCAGAGCCTTCCTATGCCATCTCGACCTTGAGGGACTTAGCTGTTCAATATCCCCATGCCGAATGGTTTTGGGTGATTGGTCTTGATGCCTTTGAGACCCTACCCCGCTGGCAACAGTGTCAAACTGTCGCCGCCACCTGTGAATGGCTGGTGGCCCCTCGGGGTTGCTGTGATCTGGTTCACAGCCCTCCCCTCCCAAAACAATCTCCGATGCAACAGTGTCAGCAGATTACCCAGCAGTTGGCAGCACGGGGGGTAGGACTACGATGGCAACTCTTGCAAATTCCCACCCTTGATATCTCCTCAAGCCTGATTCGCCAATATCAGCGAGATCGCCGATCCATCCGTTACCTACTACCTGAATCCGTACAGCTTTACATTAAGAAACACCAACTTTATCTCCACGCAGCAGACCTTGAGATCTGACGATTCCAGGCCAATATTTTGAGCCATCTGCGAGTCGAACTGTTCAGGCTTTAGGATATGATTGGGGTCATTACAAGGTTTTTTTACTGAACATCGAGGGCAAGGCGCAGTGATTAGAGTAGCCATCAACGGTTTTGGACGCATCGGACGTAACTTCATGCGATGCTGGCTGGGCAGAGAAAATAGCCAGATAGACATAGTTGCCGTCAACGATACCTCTGATCCTAGAACGAATGCTCATCTGCTGAGATACGATTCCATGCTTGGCACCTTTGATGCTGACATCAGTGCAGATGATAGTTCCATCATCGTCAATGGTAAGACCGTTAAGTGTGTCTCCGATCGGAATCCAGAGAATTTGCCCTGGTCTGCCTGGGGAATTGATTTAATTATTGAATCAACAGGGGTCTTTACCAGCCGCGAAGGTGCAACTAAACACCTCAATGCTGGCGCTAAGAAGGTGCTGATTACCGCACCGGGCAAAGGGGACGATGGCACCTTTGTTGTCGGTGTCAATGATCAACTGTACACCCATGATCAGCATG
Above is a genomic segment from Neosynechococcus sphagnicola sy1 containing:
- the nadD gene encoding nicotinate (nicotinamide) nucleotide adenylyltransferase; its protein translation is MPRIAIFGGTFDPVHWGHLLIAETALNQCALDQVIWVPTHLPPHKLSQPQSGFEHRAAMVAIAIADQPRFRLSTLEARRAEPSYAISTLRDLAVQYPHAEWFWVIGLDAFETLPRWQQCQTVAATCEWLVAPRGCCDLVHSPPLPKQSPMQQCQQITQQLAARGVGLRWQLLQIPTLDISSSLIRQYQRDRRSIRYLLPESVQLYIKKHQLYLHAADLEI
- a CDS encoding Mur ligase domain-containing protein: MLKPVDFSGRPFHFIGIGGIGMSALAYVLAQRKLPVSGSDIRASHITERLKAMGARVFYGQEAANLGSFQSPGMISTTPSLVRHLSVT
- a CDS encoding Mur ligase domain-containing protein, which produces MDLPQVICSTAINLANPEYQAALDLGCPVFHRSDVLSALIAAYQSIAVAGTHGKTTTSSLIGYLLLQAGFDPTIIVGGEVAAWGGTPDSAKGCISSLRPMNPMAH